A genomic segment from Syntrophotalea acetylenivorans encodes:
- a CDS encoding TrkH family potassium uptake protein produces the protein MSKLPKGIKNLPPGQALIFYYGLAIVLGAMALSLPIAANGEPLSFLDALFTATSAQCVTGLIVVDTATKLTLFGQLVVLLLIQIGGLGITTFSVYLFFYLGVGVGIRDRWLIQETLLHSPVDSMRDLIRGVFFLTLLIEGAGTVLLAFAFVPEMGLIKGLYYALFHSVSAFCNAGFSLFSDSLVGYRNNPLVNLTIIGLIVLGGLGFLVMKEMIDLAKQRKGRRRLSLHSRLVFLTSGLLIVGGAILIGLLEWPTSLSSMGAGESLWTALFQSVTARTAGFNSIDLNLLEVPTLFMIMFLMFVGASPGSCGGGIKTTSLALFVIVLYSRLKGNPHTNVHRRTLPEAAASKVLTLVMTALLFLAVAVFALLAVQLHGLSASASRGVFLEYTFEAVSAFATVGLSLGATAKLVPLGKMLIILLMFVGRVGLLTVAFAMLYRSREDAVQYAEENIMIG, from the coding sequence ATGAGCAAACTCCCAAAGGGAATAAAAAATCTGCCGCCGGGCCAGGCGCTGATCTTCTATTATGGGCTGGCAATTGTGCTCGGAGCGATGGCCTTGTCTTTGCCCATTGCCGCCAACGGCGAGCCCTTATCCTTTCTCGACGCGCTGTTTACGGCAACTTCGGCTCAGTGCGTCACCGGCCTGATCGTGGTCGACACCGCAACCAAGCTGACCCTGTTCGGCCAGTTGGTGGTGTTGTTGCTGATTCAGATCGGTGGCCTGGGTATTACCACCTTCTCTGTCTACCTGTTTTTCTACCTTGGTGTGGGGGTCGGTATTCGAGATCGTTGGCTGATTCAGGAGACCCTGTTGCACAGTCCGGTCGACTCCATGCGCGACCTGATTCGCGGCGTGTTTTTTTTGACCTTGCTTATCGAGGGCGCCGGCACAGTGTTGTTGGCTTTTGCCTTTGTTCCTGAGATGGGGCTGATCAAGGGCCTCTATTATGCCCTGTTCCACTCTGTTTCGGCCTTCTGCAACGCCGGCTTTTCGCTTTTTTCCGACAGTCTGGTGGGTTATCGCAATAATCCCCTGGTCAACCTGACCATCATCGGCCTGATTGTGCTCGGCGGCCTCGGTTTTCTGGTCATGAAAGAGATGATCGACCTGGCCAAGCAGCGCAAAGGCCGGCGACGCCTGTCTCTTCACTCGCGACTGGTTTTTTTGACCAGTGGTCTGCTTATCGTAGGAGGCGCGATCCTCATCGGTTTACTTGAATGGCCGACCTCTTTATCCAGCATGGGAGCCGGTGAAAGTTTGTGGACCGCCCTGTTCCAGTCCGTCACCGCCCGTACTGCCGGCTTCAACAGCATCGACCTCAATCTGTTAGAGGTGCCGACCCTCTTTATGATAATGTTTCTGATGTTCGTCGGCGCTTCGCCCGGTTCCTGCGGCGGCGGCATCAAGACCACCAGCCTGGCCCTGTTTGTTATCGTGCTCTACAGTCGCCTTAAGGGTAACCCCCATACCAATGTTCACCGCCGGACTCTTCCCGAAGCGGCGGCCTCCAAGGTCCTTACCCTGGTGATGACCGCGCTGCTGTTTCTGGCCGTGGCGGTCTTTGCTCTGCTGGCGGTGCAACTGCATGGGTTATCGGCCAGTGCCAGTCGCGGAGTGTTTCTCGAATACACCTTTGAGGCGGTATCGGCTTTTGCCACCGTCGGACTGTCTCTGGGAGCCACGGCCAAACTGGTGCCTCTGGGTAAAATGCTGATTATTCTGCTGATGTTCGTCGGCCGGGTTGGCTTGCTGACAGTGGCCTTCGCCATGCTCTATCGTTCCCGCGAAGATGCCGTGCAGTATGCGGAAGAAAACATCATGATCGGTTGA
- a CDS encoding potassium channel family protein: protein MKRFCVVGLGNFGFHVAKTLYEDGHEVVAVDLDRDKVQRIKNYASYAVIGDATSKEFLKSQGIGEMDGVIISTGERSHLSTLVVLHLKEMNVRRILVKAVDEDHGRILEKVGATDIIFPEKDTAIKIAHGLSSSNILEFIPVAEDYSITEVAPPAYFIGKTLIDLDLRRKFGVTIIGIKDVLTSEFSTLPSPSHVIKDSDLLVLIGKTESVEKACQDQ from the coding sequence ATGAAACGGTTTTGTGTTGTCGGCTTGGGAAACTTTGGCTTTCACGTGGCAAAAACGCTGTACGAGGATGGCCACGAAGTTGTCGCCGTCGATCTGGACCGGGACAAGGTTCAGCGCATTAAGAATTACGCCTCCTACGCCGTGATTGGTGACGCCACCAGCAAAGAATTTCTCAAAAGCCAGGGGATTGGCGAAATGGATGGGGTGATCATTTCCACTGGCGAACGGTCGCATCTGTCGACCTTGGTGGTATTGCACCTCAAGGAGATGAATGTGCGCCGCATTCTGGTTAAAGCGGTGGACGAGGATCACGGCCGCATTCTGGAGAAGGTTGGCGCTACCGACATCATCTTTCCCGAGAAGGACACGGCCATCAAGATCGCTCACGGTCTGTCGAGTTCCAATATCCTCGAGTTCATTCCAGTGGCGGAGGACTATTCTATCACCGAGGTGGCACCGCCGGCTTATTTTATCGGCAAGACACTCATAGATCTCGATCTGCGTCGCAAGTTCGGCGTTACCATTATTGGAATCAAGGATGTGTTGACCAGCGAATTCAGCACTCTGCCGTCGCCAAGCCATGTGATCAAGGACAGTGATCTGCTGGTCTTGATCGGCAAGACCGAAAGTGTCGAGAAGGCTTGCCAGGATCAATGA
- the pdxA gene encoding 4-hydroxythreonine-4-phosphate dehydrogenase PdxA — MKQPIIITMGDPTGVGPEIIMKAWLEDNFSDVQRPLLVAGDGAVLQRAAAIFGAEVTVEALADDGPQALASHRLLCGERSLLLKKLSELPAADLVYGAPDLACGQAMIRYIEWACDHCLSGEAAGMVTAPVNKQALRAAGCEAPGHTELLAARCGVEKVVMMLAGSRLRVCLVTTHLPYSAVPMALTPEEILSTVQISAVALRRFFSLDSPRLAVLALNPHAGEGGQFGDEEQRLIAPAIESARQQGIDASGPHSADALFHFAVQGAYDAVICMYHDQGLIPLKLLHFDDGVNVTLGLPIIRTSVDHGTAYDLAGSGRASSASLLAAVTLACQMAS, encoded by the coding sequence ATGAAACAACCGATCATCATCACCATGGGCGATCCGACGGGAGTCGGACCGGAAATCATTATGAAGGCCTGGCTGGAGGACAATTTTTCCGACGTCCAGCGGCCGCTGCTGGTGGCCGGTGATGGTGCGGTGTTGCAGCGGGCGGCGGCCATCTTTGGAGCCGAAGTGACGGTTGAGGCTCTGGCCGATGATGGCCCACAGGCGTTGGCCAGTCATCGGTTGCTCTGCGGTGAACGGAGCCTGCTGCTCAAAAAACTGTCTGAGCTGCCTGCTGCTGATTTGGTTTACGGTGCACCGGACCTGGCCTGTGGTCAGGCTATGATCCGCTATATCGAATGGGCCTGCGATCACTGCCTGTCGGGCGAGGCGGCAGGGATGGTGACGGCGCCGGTCAATAAACAGGCCCTGCGGGCTGCAGGCTGTGAAGCTCCCGGTCATACCGAACTGCTCGCTGCCCGCTGTGGCGTGGAAAAGGTAGTGATGATGCTGGCCGGTAGCCGGTTGCGGGTGTGTCTGGTGACCACCCATCTGCCCTATAGCGCCGTCCCTATGGCCCTGACCCCTGAAGAGATTCTGTCGACTGTGCAGATCAGCGCTGTCGCCCTGCGGCGTTTTTTCAGTCTCGATTCTCCCCGCCTGGCGGTACTGGCCCTTAATCCCCACGCTGGTGAGGGAGGACAGTTCGGTGACGAGGAACAGCGCCTTATTGCTCCGGCCATCGAGTCAGCCCGTCAGCAGGGCATCGATGCCAGCGGCCCCCACAGCGCCGACGCATTATTTCACTTTGCCGTGCAGGGTGCTTACGACGCGGTGATCTGCATGTATCACGACCAGGGGTTGATACCTCTCAAGCTGCTCCATTTCGACGACGGGGTCAACGTGACCCTCGGCCTGCCCATCATCCGCACCTCCGTCGATCACGGTACCGCCTACGACCTGGCCGGCAGCGGCAGGGCCAGTAGCGCCAGCTTGCTGGCGGCGGTAACCCTGGCTTGCCAAATGGCTTCATAA
- a CDS encoding peptidylprolyl isomerase: MKTRCGVTLRLFLLVWLIFALLSACRKQDEPASSVLVRVNERIISFDRFEADFSRHLTARDIVAEETRMELKRSFLAQKINRELILSAADRAGINLTAAQQEAVVAEHRKDYAPDDFEGMLQERKLTEAIWRRQLLENRRIEETISRLAYGDIVISPKAVGDYFRKHRQEFDRPQQVRARQITLAKEAEGQQVLGQIRQGLDFAEAARRFSISPDAEQGGDLGFFGRGQMPDAFDAVVFELPIGRISELVKSEYGYHLFLVEERRSAQHLTLEQVQDEIATRLRAEKEEEAYRNWLQSLRGQATIEVDWTLL, translated from the coding sequence TTGAAGACTCGTTGCGGCGTTACCCTGCGTCTTTTCCTTTTGGTCTGGTTAATATTTGCTCTATTGAGCGCCTGTCGAAAGCAGGACGAGCCTGCATCCTCCGTACTGGTACGGGTGAACGAGAGGATTATTTCCTTTGATCGGTTCGAAGCAGACTTCTCCCGTCATCTGACCGCCCGGGACATCGTGGCCGAGGAAACCCGAATGGAACTCAAGCGTTCCTTTCTGGCCCAGAAAATCAATCGCGAGCTGATTCTGTCAGCCGCCGATCGGGCCGGTATTAATCTGACCGCCGCCCAGCAGGAAGCGGTAGTCGCTGAACACCGTAAGGATTATGCGCCGGACGATTTCGAGGGAATGCTTCAAGAGCGGAAGCTGACCGAGGCGATCTGGCGCCGGCAGTTGCTGGAAAATCGGCGTATCGAAGAGACTATCAGTCGCCTGGCCTATGGCGATATTGTCATCAGCCCAAAGGCTGTCGGGGACTACTTTCGAAAACATCGGCAAGAATTCGACCGGCCACAGCAGGTTCGGGCTCGACAGATTACCCTGGCCAAGGAAGCCGAAGGTCAACAGGTTCTTGGTCAGATACGCCAAGGGCTCGATTTTGCTGAAGCGGCCCGTCGTTTTTCTATCTCACCCGATGCCGAGCAAGGTGGCGATCTCGGTTTTTTCGGTCGCGGTCAGATGCCCGACGCCTTTGATGCGGTGGTTTTTGAATTGCCTATCGGTCGCATCAGCGAGCTGGTCAAAAGTGAATACGGGTACCATCTGTTTTTGGTCGAAGAGCGACGCTCTGCACAACATTTGACTTTGGAACAGGTTCAGGATGAGATTGCGACCCGTTTACGAGCCGAAAAGGAAGAGGAAGCCTATCGAAATTGGCTGCAGAGTTTGCGAGGCCAAGCAACTATCGAGGTCGATTGGACCCTGTTGTAA
- a CDS encoding TRCF domain-containing protein, translated as MTRFEDDLIRQAILRELRRGGQVFFVHNRVQSIDAMAGFLRTLVPEAKVSVGHGQMGEKALEKVMLDFIEGESNVLVCSTIIENGIDISRANTIIINRADCFGLSQLYQLRGRVGRSDRRAYAYLLIPGEGTLTREARERLRVLQDLTELGAGFRIASHDLELRGAGDLLGGRQSGQIVAIGFEMYSELLEETINELKGQQREERVDPEIRLGLSAFLPEKYLPDPNQRLVFYKKLAAADDEEALYLAADELRDRYGTLPEPATLLLEVMKLRVLMKRLRIEQAEYDGRQLVFAFRADTPVAPEQILALVRPEGSPFTFSPDYRLALRCGRQAGEALLATAKKALQGFL; from the coding sequence GTGACCCGCTTTGAGGACGACCTTATTCGCCAGGCCATTCTTCGTGAGCTGCGCCGCGGCGGCCAGGTGTTCTTCGTTCACAACCGGGTCCAGTCCATCGATGCCATGGCCGGTTTCCTGCGAACCCTGGTGCCGGAGGCCAAGGTCTCCGTCGGCCACGGCCAGATGGGGGAAAAGGCCTTGGAAAAGGTTATGCTCGATTTCATCGAGGGCGAGAGCAACGTTCTGGTCTGCAGCACCATTATCGAAAACGGTATCGATATCTCCCGGGCCAATACTATCATCATTAATCGCGCCGATTGTTTCGGCCTGTCCCAGCTTTACCAACTGCGAGGCCGGGTCGGGCGGTCTGACCGGCGCGCCTATGCCTATTTGCTGATTCCCGGCGAGGGGACTTTGACCCGCGAGGCGCGGGAGCGGCTGCGGGTGTTGCAGGATCTCACCGAACTCGGTGCCGGTTTCCGTATTGCCAGCCACGACCTGGAGCTGCGCGGGGCCGGCGATCTGCTCGGTGGTCGCCAGTCGGGACAAATCGTCGCCATCGGTTTTGAAATGTATAGCGAACTGCTGGAGGAGACCATTAACGAACTGAAAGGCCAGCAGCGGGAGGAGCGGGTTGACCCGGAAATTCGCCTCGGCCTGTCGGCCTTTCTGCCGGAGAAGTACTTGCCTGATCCTAACCAGCGGCTGGTGTTCTATAAAAAACTTGCCGCCGCTGATGACGAGGAGGCTCTTTATCTGGCCGCTGACGAATTACGGGATCGCTACGGCACGTTACCGGAGCCAGCTACATTGTTGCTGGAAGTGATGAAGTTGCGGGTGTTGATGAAACGGTTGCGCATCGAGCAGGCCGAATACGACGGTCGTCAGCTGGTCTTCGCCTTTCGCGCCGATACTCCGGTGGCACCGGAGCAGATTCTCGCCCTGGTGCGCCCGGAAGGCAGTCCCTTTACCTTCAGTCCCGATTATCGGCTGGCCTTGCGCTGCGGTCGACAGGCCGGTGAAGCGCTGTTGGCCACCGCCAAAAAAGCATTGCAAGGCTTTCTTTAG
- a CDS encoding peptidyl-prolyl cis-trans isomerase has product MKGFILSLAVCLLLHALPAQAEVVSRIAAVVNDEIITTLQLDERIAEELGAEAAASIATAERLMVLDKMVQETLVEQRVKQLGMSVGDEEVERAIQDVERQNNIDRSQLELALQTQGLTMESYRTKLRRQLLEFKLVGREIRDKIEVTNQETRNYYREHIEDYREDPFFRLSRISFAIPANMAADQRSALRALSQEALLRLRAGEDFDQVLAAYEGDKGAEGGPMGQFGKGELTDPFASAVAGLMPGQYSEVVDTPQGLHILRLDEMNPGKVPDFESVKEQISQLLIEQKRKVAIEGWVDNLKKDAHIEIKL; this is encoded by the coding sequence ATGAAAGGTTTTATTCTGTCGCTGGCCGTCTGCTTGCTTTTGCATGCCTTGCCGGCCCAGGCCGAAGTGGTTAGCCGTATTGCTGCCGTTGTCAACGACGAGATCATTACCACTTTGCAACTGGATGAACGGATTGCCGAAGAGCTCGGAGCCGAGGCTGCCGCGAGCATAGCTACCGCAGAGCGTCTTATGGTTCTGGACAAGATGGTTCAGGAAACCTTGGTCGAGCAGCGGGTCAAGCAGCTCGGGATGAGCGTTGGCGACGAAGAAGTCGAGCGGGCCATTCAGGACGTTGAGCGCCAGAATAATATCGACCGAAGCCAGCTGGAATTGGCCTTGCAGACCCAAGGTCTGACCATGGAGAGTTATCGCACCAAATTGCGTCGCCAGCTGCTCGAGTTCAAACTGGTCGGTCGGGAAATCCGCGATAAAATCGAGGTGACCAACCAGGAGACGCGAAACTATTACCGGGAGCATATCGAGGATTATCGCGAGGATCCCTTCTTTCGCCTGAGTCGTATCAGTTTCGCGATACCGGCCAATATGGCTGCCGATCAACGCAGCGCCTTGCGTGCGCTGAGTCAGGAAGCTCTATTGCGCCTCCGTGCCGGCGAAGACTTCGACCAGGTGCTGGCGGCTTATGAGGGAGACAAGGGGGCTGAAGGCGGCCCCATGGGTCAGTTCGGCAAAGGTGAACTGACAGATCCCTTTGCCTCCGCTGTCGCCGGCCTGATGCCCGGGCAGTATAGCGAGGTGGTCGACACTCCCCAGGGGCTGCATATCCTGCGTTTGGATGAGATGAACCCCGGTAAGGTTCCCGATTTCGAATCGGTCAAGGAACAGATCAGCCAGTTGCTTATCGAGCAGAAACGGAAGGTGGCTATTGAAGGCTGGGTGGACAATCTGAAGAAGGATGCTCATATCGAGATTAAGCTCTAA
- the uvrA gene encoding excinuclease ABC subunit UvrA, giving the protein MADKIVIKGANEHNLQHIDLEIPRDKLVVITGVSGSGKSTLAFDTLYAEGQRRYVESLSAYARQFLEQMDKPDVESIEGLSPAISIEQKTTSKNPRSTVGTVTEIYDYLRLLFARVGRIHCHSCGEEIASWTVQQMVDRIMKLPEKTRLLLLAPIVRGRKGEYRKELRQLQAEGFVRIRIDGEMYELGEKIVLDKNKKHTLEVVVDRLVVKEGIEGRLADSLETALRLADGVVRVEEPGGESSLYSEQHSCAECGISYPEITPRMFSFNNPYGACPDCAGLGTRLYFDAEEVVPNPDLSLREGAIAPWETRTGFYYHQLLEALADHYKFDINTPFRELPERLRKILMHGSGKEEVRFFFDQGGRRHFYDKVFEGVIPNLERRYHETDSDRVRENLGHFMNVMPCPTCNGARLRKESLFVRVGGKNIQEICAFSILEAEQYFSELQLADKELEIGRRILKEIRERLSFLSYVGLDYLSLDRSSGTLSGGEGQRIRLATQVGSSLVGVLYILDEPSIGLHQRDNRRLLETLKRLRDLGNTVLVVEHDEETILEADQVIDMGPGAGVHGGHVVSQGTPREILDDPASLTGRYLSGSLTIPLPAERRTSERMLQIRGARENNLQGVDANIPLGVMTCVTGVSGSGKSTLVIDTLFKTLSQRLYRSREKAGKVDEILGVELLDKVVDIDQSPIGRTPRSNPATYTGLFTDIRDQFTQLPEAKLRGYKAGRFSFNVKGGRCEACQGEGILKIEMHFLPDVYVQCEVCKGARYNRETLEVRYKGQNIAEVLDMTVNQALKFFENIPRIRNKLEMVRDVGLGYIKLGQSATTLSGGEAQRVKLAKELGKRATGRTIYILDEPTTGLHFADIQKLLDVLQRLVETGNTVVIIEHNLDVIKTADHLIDLGPEGGSRGGQIVASGTPEEVARNTASFTGRYLRPYLNL; this is encoded by the coding sequence ATGGCTGACAAGATCGTTATCAAGGGTGCCAACGAGCACAACCTGCAGCATATCGACCTGGAGATCCCCCGCGACAAGTTGGTGGTTATCACCGGAGTGTCGGGTTCGGGCAAGAGCACCCTGGCCTTCGATACCCTCTATGCCGAGGGCCAGCGCCGTTATGTGGAGAGCCTTTCCGCATACGCCCGACAGTTTCTCGAGCAGATGGACAAACCCGATGTGGAAAGCATCGAGGGGCTGTCGCCGGCGATTTCCATCGAGCAGAAGACCACCTCCAAAAACCCCCGTTCGACGGTCGGCACGGTCACCGAAATCTACGACTATCTGCGGCTTCTCTTCGCCCGGGTCGGTCGTATTCATTGCCATAGTTGCGGCGAAGAGATCGCCTCCTGGACCGTGCAGCAGATGGTCGACCGCATCATGAAGTTGCCGGAAAAGACCCGCCTGTTGCTGTTGGCGCCGATTGTTCGCGGCCGCAAAGGTGAATACCGCAAGGAACTACGTCAGTTGCAGGCCGAAGGCTTCGTGCGGATTCGCATCGACGGTGAGATGTACGAACTGGGCGAGAAGATCGTCCTCGACAAGAACAAGAAGCACACTCTGGAGGTGGTCGTCGACCGTCTGGTGGTCAAGGAAGGCATCGAGGGGCGCCTGGCCGATTCCCTGGAGACCGCTCTGCGATTGGCCGATGGCGTCGTGCGGGTCGAAGAACCCGGCGGCGAAAGTTCTCTCTATTCGGAACAGCATTCCTGCGCCGAGTGCGGCATCTCCTATCCGGAGATCACGCCGCGGATGTTTTCCTTCAACAATCCCTACGGCGCCTGTCCCGATTGCGCCGGTCTCGGCACCCGTCTTTACTTCGACGCCGAAGAGGTGGTTCCCAATCCCGACCTGTCCTTGCGCGAGGGGGCCATCGCTCCCTGGGAGACCCGCACAGGGTTCTATTATCATCAGCTGCTCGAGGCCCTGGCCGACCACTATAAATTCGATATCAACACCCCTTTTCGCGAATTGCCAGAGCGTTTGCGCAAAATTTTGATGCACGGTTCGGGCAAGGAAGAGGTGCGCTTCTTTTTTGACCAGGGGGGGCGCCGGCACTTTTACGACAAGGTGTTCGAGGGGGTGATCCCCAACCTTGAACGGCGCTACCACGAGACCGATTCGGACCGGGTGCGGGAGAATCTCGGTCACTTCATGAACGTCATGCCTTGTCCGACCTGCAACGGTGCCCGGTTGCGCAAGGAGTCGTTGTTCGTGCGGGTCGGTGGCAAAAACATTCAGGAGATCTGCGCCTTCTCCATCCTCGAAGCGGAGCAGTATTTTTCCGAGTTGCAATTGGCCGATAAGGAGCTGGAGATAGGCCGCCGGATTCTCAAGGAAATTCGTGAGCGACTCTCCTTTCTGAGCTATGTCGGTCTCGATTACCTGAGCCTTGATCGCTCTTCCGGCACCCTCTCCGGCGGCGAGGGCCAGCGCATCCGGCTGGCGACCCAGGTCGGGTCGTCTCTGGTGGGAGTGCTGTATATCCTCGACGAGCCGTCCATCGGTCTCCATCAGCGGGATAACCGGCGGCTGCTCGAAACCCTCAAGCGGTTGCGGGATCTCGGCAACACGGTATTGGTGGTGGAGCACGATGAAGAGACCATTCTCGAAGCGGATCAGGTCATCGACATGGGTCCGGGGGCCGGGGTGCACGGTGGTCACGTAGTGTCCCAGGGTACGCCCCGGGAGATTCTGGACGATCCGGCATCCCTCACCGGCCGCTACCTGTCCGGTTCCCTGACTATTCCCCTGCCGGCAGAACGGCGCACCAGCGAGCGCATGTTGCAGATTCGCGGGGCTCGGGAAAACAACCTGCAAGGGGTCGATGCGAACATCCCTCTCGGGGTGATGACCTGCGTCACCGGGGTCTCCGGCTCGGGCAAATCGACCCTGGTTATCGATACCCTGTTCAAAACTCTTTCCCAGCGCCTGTATCGTTCCCGGGAGAAGGCCGGCAAGGTCGATGAAATCCTTGGCGTCGAACTTCTCGACAAGGTGGTCGATATCGACCAGTCCCCCATCGGTCGCACCCCTCGCTCCAATCCGGCGACCTATACCGGCCTGTTTACCGATATCCGTGATCAGTTCACCCAATTACCCGAAGCCAAGCTGCGGGGGTATAAGGCGGGGCGTTTTTCTTTCAACGTCAAAGGAGGTCGCTGTGAGGCCTGCCAGGGTGAAGGCATTCTCAAGATCGAGATGCACTTTCTGCCTGATGTCTATGTGCAGTGCGAGGTCTGTAAGGGGGCGCGCTACAACCGGGAGACCCTGGAGGTGCGTTACAAGGGGCAGAATATCGCCGAGGTTCTCGATATGACCGTCAATCAGGCGCTGAAGTTTTTCGAGAACATTCCGCGGATTCGCAATAAATTGGAGATGGTACGGGACGTCGGCCTTGGTTATATCAAGCTCGGCCAGAGCGCCACGACCCTGTCCGGCGGTGAGGCCCAGCGGGTCAAGTTAGCTAAAGAGCTCGGCAAGCGGGCCACCGGGCGCACTATTTACATCCTGGATGAACCGACGACCGGTCTTCATTTCGCCGATATTCAAAAGCTGCTGGATGTGTTGCAGCGCCTGGTCGAAACCGGTAATACGGTGGTGATCATCGAGCACAACCTTGATGTGATCAAGACCGCCGATCATCTTATCGACCTGGGTCCCGAAGGGGGCAGCCGCGGCGGTCAGATCGTCGCCTCCGGAACACCGGAGGAGGTTGCGCGTAATACAGCCTCTTTTACCGGACGTTATCTGCGTCCTTATCTCAATCTCTGA